Part of the Mycolicibacterium mageritense genome is shown below.
GCCCGCGGCCAGCAGGCCCAGAGCATCGTCGCGAACCGCCTCGTCGGCCCGGGCCGAGCCGACAGTGCTGTCCACCCGCGCCGTTTCGTCCGGGCGAATCACGAGCCGCCGCCCGACCCAGGAGCGATTGGGATGTGCGACGACCGTGGCGACCGCGACCGGGCGCCCGGCCTCGACGTCGTCGGCGATCCCGCCCAGTTCCGGGAAGCTCTGGCGATCCACCTTCTCGACGTAGACGTCGAGGATCCCGCCGCACGTGAGTCCCACCGCGAACGCGTCGTCGTCAGACACCCCGTAGCGCTGCAGGATCGGCCGGCCCGATGCGGCCACGGCCTGTGCCAGGTCGTACACCGCACCTTCGACACACCCGCCCGACACCGAGCCGTAGGCACACCCGTCGGAACCGACCATCATCGCCGCGCCCGGCGGGCGCGGCGCGGACCGGAACGTCGCGACCACGGTGCCGAGACCGACGCTCTCGCCGGCGCGCCAGCGTTTGGTCAGCTCCCCCAACAACTCCCGCACGGCTGTGTCAGTTCGGGCGCACGCGGGTGCTCAGCCGCTCCAGGAAATCGGCGAGGCGTTCCCGCGTCACCGCCCAGATCAATGGCAGCACCTTGATTTCGCCGCCCCCGCGCGTCGCGGTGGGCTCCGACCGCGGTGCGGCCACCGACGTCAGCGTGGCCGTCGCGGCCTGGCGTGCGCCGTCGGCGGCAGGCGCGGGCCGGCCCCGCCCTTCGATGCGGCTGCCCAACTCGCCGGCGAAGTCGACGAACATCTGGTTGGACACGTCCCGAATGCCACGGCCCAGCGAGGCGATTCGGCCTGTGAGGTCGATGTCGGAGACCACGTCGATACGGCTGCCCGCATCGGCGGGCTCGACCTGCAATGCGACGTGCGCCACGACCGAACCGGAACCGCGCTTGTCGCGCCCGCTCGCGTCGAGCACGATCCGCCGCGCTGCCGCGTCCCGCTCGACCACCGACGCACGTCCCGCGTAGTTCATCTTCAGCGGCCCGATCGCCACGCGCAGCACGCCCTCGTAGCGGTCGTCACCCAACTCGTCGACGAGTTCAGCGCCGGGCATGCATTCCACCACCGCCGGGGTGTCCTGAAGGAACGCCCACACGTCGTCGGGGGCGGCACCGACCTCGGTCCGATGCTGTAATTTCATGCGCTGTCTCCCCTTTCGAGTTCACGCTGGTCGAGCAGGGCCAGCACCCGCTCGGCGGTGATGGGTAGCTGGGTGGGCCTGACACCGATCGCGGCCTCGACTGCGCTGGCGATGGTGGCCGCGGGCGGGCCGATCGGTGGTTCACCGATGCCGCGGGCGTTGAGCGGTCCACGGCCCTCACCACTTTCGACGATGGCGACGCGGATGTCGGGCAGGTCCATCGCCGTCGGGATGAGGTAGTCGGCGAACAGCGACGACAGCGGATGGCCGGCGTCGGTGACGCAGTCCTCGGTGAGCGCGTAGCCGATGCCCTGCGCGGCACCGCCGATGATCTGGCCGTGCACCCGGGTGGGATTGATCGCTCGGCCCACGTCGTGGCACGCCGCGTACTTGAGCAACCGCACGTCACCGGTCTCCAGATCGACCTCGACCTCGGCGGCATGCGTGCCGAACGTGTAGTCGGGATAGGTGTGTCCCTGGCCCTTCTGCGGGTCGAAGCCACCGGACCGGGCCCGCCAGGTGTTCAGCACCGCGGTGTCGACGCGGGCTTCGTTGGCCGCGCGCACCAGTTCGGGCAGGCTCAGCCCGGTGGTTCCGTCCTCGGTGCGGACCATGCCGTCGACCCACACCAGCGCGTCTTCGGGAACTCCGAGTTCCTTTGCGGCGACGGGGGTGAGCTGGTCGCGCAGCTTGCGCGCGGCTCGCAGGATCGCGTTGCCCGACATGTACAGCTGACGCGTGGCATAGGTGCCACCGGCAGGCGGGGTCAGCGCGGTGTCCCCGATGTAGACACTGATGTCCGAAAGCGCGACACCGAGGATTTCCGAGGCGATCTGACACAGGCTCGCGGCCTGGCCGGCCCCGAGGTCCGTGACCCCGCTGCGGATCAGCAACGTGCCGTCGGCCTGCAGCGTCACCCACGCCGCGGCGTGGTCACGGAACCAGATGGACCGGCCGTATGGCTGCATGCCGCACGCGAAGCCCCGCCCGACAACCCGGTTGGGCCCGCTCGGTTGGCTTGGCTCGCCGAGCATTTCGAGCGCGGCATCCCGCGTCTCGCGCACGGCGACGGCAGTCGTGATCGGTTCCCCGCCGGCCAGCAGGTCACCTTTCTCGATGTAGTTGCGGTCGCGCACCTCCTCGCGGCTCAACCCGAGTTCGGCCGCGAGCGCATCCATCTGGGATTCATAACCGAGGGTCACCTGCATGGCTCCGAACCCGCGGAAGGCACTCGTGGGCACGTTGTTGGTGAACACGGCCCGCGACCGGATGCGGACCGCCGGAACCTTGTACGGGCCTGGCGACAGGGCCGCGCCGGCGAACAGCACCCGGGCACTCAGGCACGGATAGGCGCCCGCGTCGCCGACGATGTCGGCGTCGACCGCGAGGATCTTTCCGTCCTTGGTGGCCGCGGTGCGGTAGTGCATGGTGAACGGGTGGCGTTTGGTGCTCGCCAGGATCGATTCCTGTCGCGACCAGATCATCCGCACGGGCCTGCGGGTCCGCCAGACCAGCAGCGCGATGTAGGGCTCGACGGTCATGTCCTCTTTGCCGCCGAAGCCGCCACCCATGTAGGACGCGATCACGCGCACCTGGCTCTGCGGTAGCCCGAGGATCGTCGCGATCTCGACCGCATGCTCGATGACCTGTGTCGAGATCCGCAGTGTGACAACGTCGTTCTCGATCCACCCCACACCCGCCTCGGTTTCGAGGTAGGCGTGCTCGACATGCTGGCTGCGGTAGGTGTGGTCGACGACGACATCGGCGGCGGCGAACGCGGCATCGACGTCGCCACGGTCGAGGTGCCAGTTGACCAGGACATTGCCTTCGTCGTGCACGAGCGGCGCACCGTCGGCCAAGGCGTCCTCGGGGCGGTAGACGCCGGGCAGCGGTTCGTATTCGACCTCGACGAGGTCGACCGCCTCGGCCGCGGTCTCCGGATCTGTCGCGGCGACCACCGCGACCGGCTCGCCGACGTACCGCACGCGGTCGCGGGCCAGCACAGGCTGTTCGACGGTCAGTTCGCCGAGCCCGCCGCTGGCGTGCTCGACGATCGCGTTGTGCGGGACGTCCGCGGCGGTCAGCACGGCCACCACACCTTCGAGCCGCTCGGCGGCCGACGTGTCGATCCGGACGATGCGTGCGGGTGCGACGTCGGACCGGACGACCTTGCCGTGGATCATGCCCGGCAGGTTCCAGTCCGCGGCGTACAGCAGGGTGCCACGCACCTTGTTGACGAAGTCGTGGTGGGCGGGCGACTGCCCGACCACCCGGAAGTCGCGTTCGCGCGGCTCGGGGCCCGAGTCCGCGTCCGGATCGAATTCTGCCGGGGCGCTGGGTGGTTCGGTCGTATCGGGAGTGGTTCCCGGTTCGACGGTGGTCACTGGGCACCTCCCCTCTCTACTGCCGGTGTGTGCAGATAGTCTTCGACCGCATCGACGATGGCCTGATAACCCGTGCAGCGGCACAGGTTCCCGACCAACTCATGGCGGATCTCTTCGCGCGATGCGTCCGGATTGCGTTCGGCGAGCGTGGCCGCGGTCAACAGCATTCCCGGTGTGCAGAAGCCGCACTGGGACGCGCCGCGCTCCAGGAAGCACTTCTGCAGGGGATGCGGCTCATCCTGCGGATCCGACCAGCCGCGCAGGGTCACGATGTCGTGGCCCTCCGCCTGAACCGCGTACACGCAGCATGCGCTCACGGGGTCGCCGTCCATCAGGACCGTGCAGGTGCCGCAGACACCTTCGGCGCAGCCGTACCGCACGTCAGGCATACCGAGGTCGTCGTGCAGGACGTCGAGCAGCGTGCGGTCGTTGCGCACCCACACCTCGTGATCGCGGTCGTTCACGCGGAGCACCACCTGGGTTCGGATCATGCTGTGCGGCCCTCCTCTGCGAGTACCTGTTCCAAGAGCCTGCGGGTGTGCACCGCGACGAGCCGGCGCCGGTAGTCGGCCGTGGCATGCAGATCCGTGTCCGGGTCGAGCGATGCCGCGATCGCGTCGGCACTCTCGCGGGCCCGGTCCGGGTTGCCGGGGTCCGACAGCGCCGGTGCGAGGTATTCCGGGTCGACCAGCAACGGCCGGACCGCGACGCCGCCGAGCACCACGCGAACGTCGGTGGCGGCGCGTGCCATGACCGTGACGCTGACGGTCGCGAAATCGGAGTACCGGCGGACGACTTCGTGAAATCCCCAGCGACCGTCGGCGCCGACCGGAATGCGCCCGCCGACGATCACCTCGTTCGGTTCCATCGCGGTGGTCAGGTAGGTGATGAAGAACTCGTCGGCGGGGACGGTGCGGGTGCCGCTCGGCCCCTGCACGATGATCTCGCCGCCCATGGCCATCGTGACGGCGGCGATCTCCCCGGTCGGGTCCGCGTGGGCAAGTGTGCCACCGAAGGTGCCGCGGTTGCGGACGCGCACGTTGCCCACGAATCGCACGGCGTGCGACAACAGCGGCGCGTGCGTGCGCACCACATCGGACGTGGTCAGCACCCGATGACGGGTGTTGGCGTCGATGACGATGTGATTACCGTCGAGCCGGGGCGCGGCGGCCGGGATGGGATTGACGTCGATGAGTGCACCGGGCGCCGCCAGGCGCAGGTTGAGCATGGGGATCAGGCTTTGCCCACCTGCGAGGATCTTGGCCTCGTCGTCCCACAGTTCGAGTAGTTCGATTGCGTCGGACCATGATTCGGCGCGCTGATATTCGAAGCAGCTGGCCGCGGTGCGCCCGGCCTGCGTTGTCTCCTGCACCGTCATGCCTGTGTCTCCTCACCGTCGACGAGGTGGCGCAGCAACGCCAGTTCGGCGTCGTCCACGGGCGGCAGCTCGTCGAGCTGATCGTGCACCAGCAGCTCGAATCCCGTTGCGGCCCTGACCTGGTCGAGCGTGACACCGGCCTGCAGCGCGCGCACGCGCATCCGGCGGGAATCGGGCGCGAAGTCGAGCAGCGCAAGGTCGGTGACCACCCACCGGGGCCCACCGTAGAGCAGTCCGCTGTCCCGCCGCGAGGTCGTGCCGGTCAAGAAACCGGGGCTGGTGATGAAGTCGACGCGCTCGACGAAGCGGCGCGGCTCGTGCGGCGTGACCACCACGACCTCATTGCACATCGAGGCGATGTCGTTGGCCCCGCCCGGACCGGGCAGCCGGACAGCCGGTTTCGCCGGATCGCCGACGACGCTCGTGTTGACGTTGCCGTACTGATCGACCTGCGCGACACCGATGAAGCCGTAGTCGAAGAAACCACGCTGGGCCATCAGGAAGATGTCGGTCGCGGTGGTCAGCATCTGGGCACCGATCGCGGCGCGGACCTCGTTGGTGGACGCGGGCAGTTCACCGGCCTGCAGTTCGATGCCGATCATGCCGCCCTCGAGCAGCACCGTCAGGTTGGGGGCCTGGCGCCGCTTGGCGATCGCCGCCGCAACCAGCGGCTGGCCGATCCCGGCGAAGAGCACCTTGCCGTCTTCGAGCAACCGGCTGGCCGCGATGGTCATGATCTCGTCGGGCCTTGCGTCGGGATGTTGGACGGGACGCGCCCGGGTCAGGGATTCGGTCATCTCGGCAGCATCTCCTCGGCGGTGCGTCGTGCGGCCGCGAGTCGATCGGGATCGATCGAGGCCAGATACGCGTCGTGGTCGGCGTGGGCGGTCAGTGCCGCGACGTAGGACCGGGCACCTTCGATGCCGCCCTTCTTCACAGCTTGCATATACGCGGTGAATTCGTCGAGGTCGGCCTCGTAGTGCCCGTAGCACTCGTGCGGGTAGGCACCCATGGGCTGATGCACGACCGCGTCGACGGCAAATCCCGGAATCGCGGTGCGGGCCGGGTCGGACCGGAATTCGTCGGTGGTGACGATCTCCTCCGCTGAGATGATGACCCGGCGTGCGGCCAGGGCCAGATCGGCGTCCATCAGTTGATAGCCGTCGATCTGGGCGTTGCCCGCGGCGTCGGCGCGCTGGACGTGGATCAGCGCCACGTCGGGGTTCAGGCTCGGGACCGCATTGAGGAGCTGCCCGGTGTAGGGGCACGTGACCTTCGCCAGGCCCAGCTGGATGTCGATGTCGGAGCCCAGCATGCTGAGCGTGGGCAGGTAGGGCACGCCCATGGCTCCGGCCTTGTAGCGCAACCCGATACCGAGATGACTCCACTCCTCGAAGACGGGGTTGCCGTGCTCGACCAGATGCCGCACGACCGGCGCGAGGCCCCAACCGTGGCCGATCCCGACCCAGCTGGTCATGATGCGTTCGGCGGTGCCGGTGGCCAGCATGAGTTCGGCTTCGAAACACGACAGCGGCCGCGTCATGGTCAGCCCGGTGCGGCCCTGCCGCAGCAACTCGATGAGCAGCGCCATGGGGGTGCGCGCGTGATTGGTGCCCCCCACGCCGATCACCGCGCCCTCGGGAACCAGCCGGCGTACGGCCTCGGCTGCCGTGGTGATCTTGTCATCGCTTGTGCGCGTGCGCCCTTCGAGTTCGAGACGCGCTTCGGTGACGCCCGGGGTCATCAGCCGGCCACTCATGCGGCACCCACCAGGCTGCCCAGCAACGGACGCACTTCTGCGGCGAACCGCTCCACCTGCTCCGGGTCGTACGCGTGCGGTACGAGGCAGATCTCCTGGACACCCGCGTCGAGGTGGGCCGCGATCTGTTCGGCACAGTCCTCGGGCGTGCCGCAGATCGCGCTGTCGGGTGTCGCGTTGCTCCACTCCGGGGTGTCGAAGTAGGAAGCCAGCCACGGACCGGTGAGGGCCTGCGCCTGTTCCTTCGAGGAGCCGATGCAGATCGGCAGCTGGTTGAGCGAATGCAGCTGGGCCGGGTCGCGGCCCGCCTCCTCGGCGAACCGCGTGATCTTGGCCCACGATTCGGTGAACGCCTCCGGCGTGTAGAAGTACGTGAGCCAACCGTCGCCGAGCGTGGCAACGCGCTTCAGCACGCGGTCGACGTATCCGCCGATCAGCACCTGCGGCCTCGGCCGGGGCAGCGGCAACATCTTGACCCGGCGGAACGCCAGGTCGTCCCACGTCTGGGTCACCTCGTCCTGTGTCCAGAGGTTCATGCAGATCTCGAGGTTGCGCTCGAAGATCTTCCCGCGGGTCTTGAAAGGTGTTCCCGTGGCGTCGAATTCGCGTTCGTACCAGCCGGCTGCGACACCGAGGCGCAAGCGTCCGTTGGAGATCTCCTGGATGGTGGCCGCGGTCTTGGCCAACAACGCCGGATCACGAATCGGCAGGACCAGCACACCGGTGCCGAGTGTGATGGTGCTGGTGTGGCTGGCCAGCACCGCGAGTGTGGTGAGGGCCTCGAGTTGCGGGAACGGCTGGCGGCTGCCGAGGAACAGGTGATCCCACGCCCAGAGCGAGGTGAACCCGAGCTGTTCGGCGCGCCTGGCCGTGGTGAGCAACTCGTCGATCCGGGGTGTCTTCTGAGCCGAGGTGAAGTTCTCCACGGCCAACCCGAAGGTCGCGGGCATCGCGCCGTCCTCTCTGTTGCGGATGAGGGCTGTGTGGCGTCACGCTATGCCAATCCACAGCGCCGCTCCATGGCATCGCTAGCCAACCCGGCTGTTCATGTTTGTCACCGATTGCCATTCAACTGTGCGCGGTAGGGCGCGAAGCGAATCCGCGTACCTGGCACGGCCTGTGCGGCCGCGTCGACGGCCGTCCGCGGTACGACGCCGATCACCGGGTACCCGCCGGTCACCGGTCGATCGGCCAGGAACAACGTGGGCCGGCCCTTGGTCGGAACCTGCAGCGCACCGAGCACCACGCCCTCACTTGCCAGTTCGCCGCCGCGCCGGCGCGGCAGTTCCGGCCCGTCGAGCCGGATACCGACGCGATCGGCGTCGGGCGTGACGACGAACTCGTCCTCGGCCAGTCGCGTCAGGGCGACGTCGGAGAACCAGTCGTCGCGCGGGCCGAGCATGAGCGGCAAGGTCAGCGACCACGTGCGCATCGCCGGGCCCGGAGCCAGGTCGGTTGCCGGCCAGTCCGCTTTGGCGTTGCCCACGTCCAGAACGTCACCCGCCCGCAGTGGCGGCGTACCGAGCTTGGCCATGGTGTCCCACGACATCGAGCCGAGCACGGACCGCCCCACGAACCCGCCTCGTACCGCGAGGTACGTGCGAAGCCCTTCGGTGGGGGCGCCCAGCGTCACGCGATCTCCCGCCCGTGCGGTGAAC
Proteins encoded:
- a CDS encoding SRPBCC family protein, whose protein sequence is MKLQHRTEVGAAPDDVWAFLQDTPAVVECMPGAELVDELGDDRYEGVLRVAIGPLKMNYAGRASVVERDAAARRIVLDASGRDKRGSGSVVAHVALQVEPADAGSRIDVVSDIDLTGRIASLGRGIRDVSNQMFVDFAGELGSRIEGRGRPAPAADGARQAATATLTSVAAPRSEPTATRGGGEIKVLPLIWAVTRERLADFLERLSTRVRPN
- a CDS encoding xanthine dehydrogenase family protein molybdopterin-binding subunit; translation: MTTVEPGTTPDTTEPPSAPAEFDPDADSGPEPRERDFRVVGQSPAHHDFVNKVRGTLLYAADWNLPGMIHGKVVRSDVAPARIVRIDTSAAERLEGVVAVLTAADVPHNAIVEHASGGLGELTVEQPVLARDRVRYVGEPVAVVAATDPETAAEAVDLVEVEYEPLPGVYRPEDALADGAPLVHDEGNVLVNWHLDRGDVDAAFAAADVVVDHTYRSQHVEHAYLETEAGVGWIENDVVTLRISTQVIEHAVEIATILGLPQSQVRVIASYMGGGFGGKEDMTVEPYIALLVWRTRRPVRMIWSRQESILASTKRHPFTMHYRTAATKDGKILAVDADIVGDAGAYPCLSARVLFAGAALSPGPYKVPAVRIRSRAVFTNNVPTSAFRGFGAMQVTLGYESQMDALAAELGLSREEVRDRNYIEKGDLLAGGEPITTAVAVRETRDAALEMLGEPSQPSGPNRVVGRGFACGMQPYGRSIWFRDHAAAWVTLQADGTLLIRSGVTDLGAGQAASLCQIASEILGVALSDISVYIGDTALTPPAGGTYATRQLYMSGNAILRAARKLRDQLTPVAAKELGVPEDALVWVDGMVRTEDGTTGLSLPELVRAANEARVDTAVLNTWRARSGGFDPQKGQGHTYPDYTFGTHAAEVEVDLETGDVRLLKYAACHDVGRAINPTRVHGQIIGGAAQGIGYALTEDCVTDAGHPLSSLFADYLIPTAMDLPDIRVAIVESGEGRGPLNARGIGEPPIGPPAATIASAVEAAIGVRPTQLPITAERVLALLDQRELERGDSA
- a CDS encoding (2Fe-2S)-binding protein — its product is MIRTQVVLRVNDRDHEVWVRNDRTLLDVLHDDLGMPDVRYGCAEGVCGTCTVLMDGDPVSACCVYAVQAEGHDIVTLRGWSDPQDEPHPLQKCFLERGASQCGFCTPGMLLTAATLAERNPDASREEIRHELVGNLCRCTGYQAIVDAVEDYLHTPAVERGGAQ
- a CDS encoding FAD binding domain-containing protein, whose product is MTVQETTQAGRTAASCFEYQRAESWSDAIELLELWDDEAKILAGGQSLIPMLNLRLAAPGALIDVNPIPAAAPRLDGNHIVIDANTRHRVLTTSDVVRTHAPLLSHAVRFVGNVRVRNRGTFGGTLAHADPTGEIAAVTMAMGGEIIVQGPSGTRTVPADEFFITYLTTAMEPNEVIVGGRIPVGADGRWGFHEVVRRYSDFATVSVTVMARAATDVRVVLGGVAVRPLLVDPEYLAPALSDPGNPDRARESADAIAASLDPDTDLHATADYRRRLVAVHTRRLLEQVLAEEGRTA
- a CDS encoding CoA-transferase subunit beta, which translates into the protein MTESLTRARPVQHPDARPDEIMTIAASRLLEDGKVLFAGIGQPLVAAAIAKRRQAPNLTVLLEGGMIGIELQAGELPASTNEVRAAIGAQMLTTATDIFLMAQRGFFDYGFIGVAQVDQYGNVNTSVVGDPAKPAVRLPGPGGANDIASMCNEVVVVTPHEPRRFVERVDFITSPGFLTGTTSRRDSGLLYGGPRWVVTDLALLDFAPDSRRMRVRALQAGVTLDQVRAATGFELLVHDQLDELPPVDDAELALLRHLVDGEETQA
- a CDS encoding CoA transferase subunit A, with the protein product MSGRLMTPGVTEARLELEGRTRTSDDKITTAAEAVRRLVPEGAVIGVGGTNHARTPMALLIELLRQGRTGLTMTRPLSCFEAELMLATGTAERIMTSWVGIGHGWGLAPVVRHLVEHGNPVFEEWSHLGIGLRYKAGAMGVPYLPTLSMLGSDIDIQLGLAKVTCPYTGQLLNAVPSLNPDVALIHVQRADAAGNAQIDGYQLMDADLALAARRVIISAEEIVTTDEFRSDPARTAIPGFAVDAVVHQPMGAYPHECYGHYEADLDEFTAYMQAVKKGGIEGARSYVAALTAHADHDAYLASIDPDRLAAARRTAEEMLPR
- a CDS encoding LLM class flavin-dependent oxidoreductase, with amino-acid sequence MPATFGLAVENFTSAQKTPRIDELLTTARRAEQLGFTSLWAWDHLFLGSRQPFPQLEALTTLAVLASHTSTITLGTGVLVLPIRDPALLAKTAATIQEISNGRLRLGVAAGWYEREFDATGTPFKTRGKIFERNLEICMNLWTQDEVTQTWDDLAFRRVKMLPLPRPRPQVLIGGYVDRVLKRVATLGDGWLTYFYTPEAFTESWAKITRFAEEAGRDPAQLHSLNQLPICIGSSKEQAQALTGPWLASYFDTPEWSNATPDSAICGTPEDCAEQIAAHLDAGVQEICLVPHAYDPEQVERFAAEVRPLLGSLVGAA
- a CDS encoding 5-oxoprolinase subunit C family protein yields the protein MNRLTVESVGVMALLQDRGRRGLAHLGVGQSGAADRASYDLANRLVGNQPGAPGIEITLGRVAFTVQAPALLAVTGAPVAVTCGGRQHAVNAAFTARAGDRVTLGAPTEGLRTYLAVRGGFVGRSVLGSMSWDTMAKLGTPPLRAGDVLDVGNAKADWPATDLAPGPAMRTWSLTLPLMLGPRDDWFSDVALTRLAEDEFVVTPDADRVGIRLDGPELPRRRGGELASEGVVLGALQVPTKGRPTLFLADRPVTGGYPVIGVVPRTAVDAAAQAVPGTRIRFAPYRAQLNGNR